One stretch of Sinomonas terrae DNA includes these proteins:
- the prpB gene encoding methylisocitrate lyase has protein sequence MLYSKTTPEQKRLALRQGLASGRLQQFPGAFNPLSARLIQEKGFPGVYISGAVLANDLGLPDIGLTTLTEVATRAGQIARMTDLPAIVDADTGFGEPMNVARTVQELENAGLAGCHIEDQINPKRCGHLDGKAVVDLDTALKRIRAAADARRDPNFLIMARTDIRATEPGTGGLEAAADRARALVDAGADAIFPEAMGTLEEFKAIRDAVDVPVLANMTEFGKSRLFTAAELEAVGINLVIYPVTLLRIAMGAAERTLEAIAAHGTQEAQVEEMLTRSRLYELVDYEAYNRFDTSVFNFQVPGRY, from the coding sequence ATGCTGTATTCCAAGACCACCCCCGAGCAGAAGCGCCTCGCCCTCCGGCAGGGTCTGGCCTCCGGGCGGCTCCAGCAGTTCCCCGGCGCGTTCAACCCGCTCTCCGCCCGCCTGATCCAGGAGAAGGGCTTCCCCGGGGTCTACATCTCCGGCGCCGTGCTCGCCAACGACCTCGGCCTGCCCGACATCGGCCTGACCACCCTGACCGAGGTCGCCACGAGGGCCGGACAAATCGCCCGCATGACCGACCTGCCCGCCATCGTCGATGCCGACACCGGCTTCGGCGAGCCCATGAACGTGGCCCGCACCGTCCAGGAGCTCGAGAACGCAGGCCTGGCCGGGTGCCACATCGAAGACCAGATCAACCCCAAGCGCTGCGGGCACCTCGACGGCAAGGCCGTCGTCGACCTCGACACGGCGCTCAAGCGCATCCGGGCCGCCGCCGACGCCCGCCGCGACCCCAACTTCCTCATCATGGCCCGCACCGACATCCGCGCCACCGAGCCCGGCACGGGTGGGCTCGAAGCCGCGGCCGACCGCGCCCGGGCCCTTGTCGACGCCGGTGCCGACGCGATCTTCCCCGAGGCGATGGGGACCCTCGAGGAGTTCAAGGCGATCCGCGACGCCGTCGACGTCCCCGTCCTGGCCAATATGACCGAATTCGGCAAGAGTCGCCTCTTCACCGCCGCCGAACTCGAAGCCGTCGGCATCAACCTCGTCATCTACCCTGTGACTCTTTTGAGGATTGCCATGGGCGCTGCAGAACGTACGCTGGAAGCAATTGCTGCGCACGGCACTCAGGAGGCCCAGGTCGAGGAGATGCTGACTC